A stretch of DNA from Nitrososphaerota archaeon:
TGTGAGATTATCCTCTCCTGCTCCCTTATTTGTGATACGAGCTCCTCTGCTCCATGGCTCGGTATAGCAACCTTCTCATGGCTCATAAAGAGCAAGACATCACTTACCATTTCATGTTTAAGCATCGATGTAAACCTCAAGGGCTTTACTGGGAGTCCTAGAGTCTGCAACCTCTCGGAGAAGCTGATTTCGTTTGTTGCATCGACTCCTAGCTGAAAGATAGGGTATTCCTTAGAATATCTGCAGAGATCTGCTTCGATTACAGAATAGTCGACATGCGGCCATGTCTTTAGAGCGATGACTCTAAGCAAATTAGATGCATCTGTTTGACGCAACTGCCCGAGGACGCATGCAGAGAAGTCATGATATCTAGCTAGATCAAGCCCGGGGCTACATGGTAAGGCAGGACAAACTTTCTGAATGTATCGTCACTGATGTACAACTTATGGAAGAAGCCTCTCTGCCCCGCACCCTTCTAACATATCTTATAGCTGACCTGCCGGTCCCGAAGATTTTAATACTTGACCGACTTATCCTACCTAAGGTAGGAAAAAGTGAGAATCAAGGTTAAACTCAGCGAGAAGGGGCAGATGGTAATTCCCAAGGTCGTGCGAGAGAGCGTTGGGCTAAAGACCAACAAGCCCGCCATACTGGAAGTAAAAGAAGGTGTTGTGGAGATAAGACCACTCTCGGATGAGGGTCTGGTAGAAAGGTCTAGAGAGAGGGCAGAGAAGCATGGTGGAGATTTGAAGAAACTGGGTTGGGTATATGGCGATAAATTATACGAAGAGGTATTTGGTTGATATATTTAGATGCAAACTTCTTCATACTTTGCAACTTCGATAGAACAGCAAAAGGGGATAGGGCTAGGCGGATTCAAAGAGAGATACTGGATGGCAGGGAGGCAATAACTTCATCCCTGAGCTTGGACGAAGTCATGTGGGTGATTGTAAAGAATAAGAAAGCTGCAGTTCTGAGGGATACTGTTGAAGACATCTATGCCATGACGAACCTGACAGTAAAAGAAGTAAGCTCCAATATTCCGCTTCAAGCTTTGGACATTATGGAAGAAAGCAATCTTAAACCTAGGGACGCCTTTCACGTTGCCATTATGGAGGATTTCGATGTTAATGAAATAGTCAGTGACGACGATGATTTTGATAGGGTGAGTGGGATTAAGAGAATCAGGTTGTAGTGTACCCCAAAGAAAAATCTAGCACACTAGGTTAATGCGTGCAGTGAAAGAATTCTGGCTTCAATGTACCTTGGGAGGCTCAATCGAATAAAGATATTGGAGTGGGCACAGACTAATGTTCAAAGCGTTTCGATTAATGTATGAATCTTGAATCTGGGGTTCGTACTCTTGAGCAGCTCCTTGAATTGCCCATCTTCCTTCAGGTTTTGGATATCGCTGTCTTCAGTGACTACTGAATCGCATCGGTTTATTGCTGATGAGAGGATAAGGCAGTCGATGAAGTCGCTCAGTATTTTCCTGAGCCGGAAGGCCGAAAGCAGTATTGTATCGTCATGCGTTGGAATTGTCTCTATGTCATCGTTATGGACAATTGCCCTGATGCCTTTGAGCACTCTTTCAGGGGGAAGGGCTCCGTCGGCTATGTGTTTGGCGCTTTTGGCGGAGAGTTCGAATATGCTTATGCTGCTAATAGAGATTTGGTGTCCCTTCCGCTTCAGTTTGATGAGCGAGTCTTTTGGTAGGCCTTTAATGGATATGCCTATTGCTGGTAGGAGGTAAGTTGTGTCTAGTAGAAGTTTCAAGTCTCTACCGTCCTGGACAGCTCCTTCCTGAATCTATGGAATTCATCGACGGTTATTTCGATGCATGGAGGTTCACGTAAAACTTCTTCTAGGCTTGGGACAGGTTCGACCACGAGCCTACCAGCCTCGACCTTATAGATGACCTTCTTACCTGCTCGAAGGCCCAGTTTTTCCCTGATCTTCTTGGGGGGGAATAGTTCTTCTTTCGAACCAACTCGACTTTCCGCCATTTTTCCGACTTACCGAGTAGATAACCGATTTTCGACTTATAAACATTGTATCGTCCTGTTCTGCTAACTCTCTGGCTAGCTTTGGATTAAGGCAACCCGGTAAAGGTTCTTTTAGCAGTTTGATTTGGTCTTACTGCGGATAGATAGTCGTTTGATTAGAGAGCGTTGGATTGTGTCATTTAATTCGGTTTTGCCGCTGGTGTCTTTTGTTGTTGCTCTCTGGGGATCGACTTGGGGTTGGGATGCTGATGGGAGGCTCTGGCCATCGACTTTCATCTACGCTGTATCAGCATATGCTGTCTTTCTTTTGCCGTATGTGGTATTAAGGTTACATGTTGTCAAGGGTTTTGCGAATTGGTTTTGGGTTTTCACTAATCAGACATGCTGTCCACATCCAAAATTTTACAAAGAGAATCACATCCAATGAACTTTACAGGTTGAAATGCAAATCGTCATCATCTTATCGGCTCGGGTAAGGTTCAAATATAAAATAGTTAAAGAAACTTAGTGGGTTTGGGTTTTGACAAAGACAACTGTAAAAGGCCGAAGGTTCACCGTAGTTCTTCAAAAGGATGAAGATGGCGGATACTCCGTTCAGTGTATGGAGCTCCCAGGTGCAATTAGCCAAGGAGAGACTAGGGCAGAAGCGTTGAAGAACATAAAAGAGGCAATTGAGTTGGTGCTGGAAGTTCTAGAAGAGAAGGTCAAGTCTCATAAGCCAGATGTCGAGATAGCTGAAGTTGTTGTCTAATTGGCCCTTCCAGTCCTAAGCTGGCGTGAAGTTCTTAAGGCCTTAGGCAAGAAGGGGTTCAAACCCATCCGACAGAAGGGTAGCCACATCTACCTTCAAAATGAATCAGGAAGATATACGGTGGTTCCAAGACATGCGGGAATTAAGAAAAGCACATTGATGAAGATACTCGCTGAAGCAGGCTTGTCAAGAGAAGAGTTTCTAGATCTGCTCTAGCATCTTTGACTGAACAGACCTAAATATAGTCCTGTAATCTGTAATGTTGAGTGCATGGGTTGGTAAAGGTTCTTTTAGCAGTTTGATTTGGTCTTACTGCGGATAGATGGTCGTTTGATTAGAGAGCGTTGGATTGTGTCATTTAATTCGGTTTTGCCACTAGTGTCTTTTGTTGTTGCTGTCTGGGGGTCGACTTGGGGGTGGGACGTCGATAGGAGGCTCTGGCCATCGACTTTCATCTATGCTGTATCAGCATATGCTGTCTTTCTTTTGCCGTATGTGGTATTAAGGTTACATGTTGTCAAGGGTTTTGCGAATTGGTTTTGGAGGAGATTTGGGCGTGATGGATTTTTAATGCTGTTATGGGGGTTGCATCTAGTGGTCGGGTCGATTGGGCTTATTCATCTTTTCGATTCGAGTGCTTTTTGGCTCGGGAGTATGGCAACATTTTATATTGGCTTTATTATAGCTATACTTGGTGCAATTAGGCTTTTAGTTTGATATTTTACGGTCTGATCGCCCCTCTGGAGCTCTATGAGGATTGATGTGTCAAGTATGATTGACATCTCGATACCCGTATTCCTTCCTTATTTTTGCTACAACTGCTAGCATTATCTCAGCCTCTTTTGGGGTTAAACTTGGTTTTGCGTTCAGTATCTTCTTCCAAGAATCGGAAGGCTTTTTCCTGTACTCAGAAGCGATTTCCCTCAGTAGACTACCCATCTTTTGCTTGCGGGTTTTAGCCATCTCCTTTAACATTTGCCATGTCTGTTCGTCTACATCCTTAATGGTTTTGACCGACACAGGAAGTAATACGATATTACTTCTAATTAAGAAAAATAGCTCAAGAATGCTTCTTCTTGACCTGTGATTGGTGTGATTCGGCTTTTGGCTTGATATTCTGCCGTTCATGCGCGCTTGTGCGCTGGCCTGGGGAAGAATTTCGGCGGAAACGATCGGATTCTGGTTAGGCTTGCCAGCCCTCACATTACCGTTAGACGCTATTCGATTTTCAGCCTGCTCCATAAGATCAAACCTAGAATCAATTCATATATTCCGCCCATAATGTAGGCGTGAGCGATTAACTTGCCTTGCGGGATATCAGGGTTTGTAGGGGAAGGTGGTAAGGATCGCCTGAAAAAAATGGTTGAACTCCTGACGCACCGGGGGCCAGATTCTTCGGGACTATTCCTCGATAGTGGAGTTGGACTGGGGATAAACAGGTTGAGTATCATAGATCTACGAACGGGCGACCAGCCCATACATAACGAGGATGAGTCTCTCTGGATCGTCTTCAACGGTGAAATATACAACTACAAGGAGTTAAGGGAGGACCTTGAGGGTAGAGGTCACAGGTTCTACACGGAAACTGATACTGAGACAGTAGTCCATGCCTTCGAGGAATGGAGAGAGGAGTGTGTACAACATCT
This window harbors:
- a CDS encoding AbrB/MazE/SpoVT family DNA-binding domain-containing protein, with amino-acid sequence MRIKVKLSEKGQMVIPKVVRESVGLKTNKPAILEVKEGVVEIRPLSDEGLVERSRERAEKHGGDLKKLGWVYGDKLYEEVFG
- a CDS encoding type II toxin-antitoxin system VapC family toxin → MIRRGIWLIYLDANFFILCNFDRTAKGDRARRIQREILDGREAITSSLSLDEVMWVIVKNKKAAVLRDTVEDIYAMTNLTVKEVSSNIPLQALDIMEESNLKPRDAFHVAIMEDFDVNEIVSDDDDFDRVSGIKRIRL
- a CDS encoding AbrB/MazE/SpoVT family DNA-binding domain-containing protein, giving the protein MAESRVGSKEELFPPKKIREKLGLRAGKKVIYKVEAGRLVVEPVPSLEEVLREPPCIEITVDEFHRFRKELSRTVET
- a CDS encoding type II toxin-antitoxin system HicB family antitoxin; translation: MTKTTVKGRRFTVVLQKDEDGGYSVQCMELPGAISQGETRAEALKNIKEAIELVLEVLEEKVKSHKPDVEIAEVVV
- a CDS encoding addiction module toxin, HicA family produces the protein MALPVLSWREVLKALGKKGFKPIRQKGSHIYLQNESGRYTVVPRHAGIKKSTLMKILAEAGLSREEFLDLL